The nucleotide sequence ctagagggaaggcagctagtcatcaccacccaccggcaactcttgggctacacttttaccaacgaatagtgggattgacagtaacattataacactcccacggctgtgagggcgagcatgtttggcgcgatgcgggcacgaacccgcgaccctcggattacgagtcacacgccttacgcgcttggccatgctaggccgttAGGAAATGCTATTCGGTTAGTTTTTCCTGCTCACATGCGAGCTTCATGTTAGGGTGTATCGAGTTGAGGTgactgaaaaaactaagtgtgtgttctgtagatgtgaagcTAGCAATtctatcatcaacatacctgtaccagtatagtggtgagtataaGGCTGAATTGACCGCtagagattcaatctgtgtcataaacgtgttggctagaactgatgaCATGTTATTtaccatacttaggccatttatttgtaggtagttttcgTTATTGACATATTAAGAAACATAttacaaaccaaataaacataaccATACAACTATGCTCaccgataaaattaacaatgaaatcactaAAATGAATCAACACTTGATCAATATCAACAAATTCCCTCAAAAAACcgtgaaaaaaattatacgcacacacctagactaacaacaataaattccaagatacaacaacCTACAAAACCTTAacttgctgcataccatatgttcccaagatcagcgaaaaataaccaacatttggaaaaacttacaacaaaatacaacattcctgtaaacacaaaatttattcaaaaccagatacaaaactaaagtccatactatgtaaaatctacactgacaaacacaacaccaacataactTATAAGATACGAAGCAACAATTGTCAGGACATCTATGTtagagaaacaagaagaaaaatggaaactagattcagagaacacaaaaaacaccttcacacgtttctgaACACTGCAACTGATATAAACACaagataaccatagaaaactcccagatacttAACAGCAACGGTCAATTGCAAACTATCGttgataacctgaagatgacctaggaaggtcgaaacgttgttctctgcttatcaataaaagtgttagtacccataccagccgttctgagatataaaatgtaatttaatttaatgtagTCTGTACTAATTTTACTcagaaacatgtttataaaaattcGAAAGACAACATTGTAATTAAGTAGAATTttgaaatttacaataaattatcaaTATTCATGTTTTTAACAAGTTATTAATGTAACTTACACTAgcgagttttttgtttttattatgaaattgttttaacTAACAATCATAAATCTCAAGTTAAATTTTTAGTTTACGCTTGGTATAATATATTGTCTTAAGAACGTTATTCCATAGACATCTTACCCAAAGCCCGATatatccaggtggttagggccctaggctcgtaatgtgagggtcttAGGTTCGAGTCCCCCACACAGCTGTGTATTActtataaattaagaaacaacCACATAAAACGTAAACAATGCTGCCCACACCTGCAATCACATAacatagaaaactcccagatacttAACAGCAACGGTCAATTGCAAACTATCGttgataacctgaagatgacttaggaaggtcgaaacgttgttctctgcttatcaataaaagtgttagtacccataccagccgttctgagatacgcaGTCTCAGAATTTATTTGGCCAATTCGACAACACTATAAAGTGAGTAACCAATAggttataacaaagtaatattttagcTGAGAGCCGCAATAGCTGGcagatatttatgaatattttttcatataagaATAAAGTTTTCAAAGTAAAGTTTAAAAGCAGAATATGGAAAAAGATGTATAAAGGTTTGTCTAGGTATCTTATCTTGAAATTATTGATTGATAGGTATGTGACTTCTTCATAGATGCTATATAAGATGAATATATgtgaattaaactaaaacaaaataaagtacatGTTTCCAAAAGAAACTACTATCCTGTAGACAGTAAACGTTGAATTAGATAAAGATACAGATGAACAACTAAAATCATCATGCATGAATTCTGGTTGTGGTTGGAAAAATTAACTTATTCTGATGcaagtataaaataaatcaaataatttattacaaacatgcgttttattgtttttaagtaaGAAAGTACACCATAAGACTGTAAATGTTTCACATAAATTTAAAGGGACATATAACTAGAAACGACTTCCAAAGGATGACAGAACAAGAAACGACCACAAGTATGGAAGAAAATGTGATAACAAATGAAGAAGAAAGTATATCTTGGGAATGAAAATATTCTGTCTATTTCAATAGAAATTAGAAatgtattactttaaaagaaCCAGTTCACGAGTCATCAGACTGACTGCCACTCTAACTCTGTGGGAATTATCTCTATACAACATGATTGGTACTTGATATTAAGGGGTCATGTGGATGTGCGACTAGACTATTTTCAAATAGCTTCACAGTCTATGACCAGAATATCACATGTACGATATGACGACTACATCACCAAAGTTTAGATTTCAGTGACAACAAGAATGGATGCACAGACTAATGAAGACAGCCAACCTGAAGTGCAAAAGAGAAACATTTAGATGAACAAGTGTAGAAACAGAAGGCTATACTTCTTGCTCGTCTTTAAAAGGATGTCGACAGGATGATAGCCAGtttatttaacttcagtgaagaCTCCATCAGAATAAAACGACCAGTAGGAGAGCTCGTGATTTCTCTCTGTACTTCTTCCTGAGTATTGACAAGGATAAAGACACTGTTGGATTCTCttgattatttaaattatcttttccAGTTGAAAACAGATAAAAGACAAGTGGTCATTCCACCATCGTGCTATAAGCCACGGAAAGTAAAACCACCGAAAAGATTTGATGAATTGACAATTTAGAGATAGTAAATAAGATATTGAAgatgaatttgttttaataacaagaaattgactgtattttgtttaatacatttaattaatgatttaattattttaatgtgtctTTAGGAATGTATAcgtttgtttattctaaattgtgagtttaatagtaattatttgagtttaatttcaaatattattgttgtatttgCGAACTAGTATTGTTTTAAGTTAGACATTTTATACTGTTTGTTATAGGGTGTTTTGGCATGACATAGTAATAACGTGTAATGCTTAGAAATTTCTAGAGTGTCTAGACTTAACACAACGTCCACAAGAGAACtactgttgataaaacagagaattaatcagtgtttaatttagtaGGTTCAGTGCTATACATTGTAAAGTTGTAAAACTTttagttgaagaaataaaacgcTTTTGTTTTCTCAAGTGGActacattttttgttattgttacagaaaaaaataagaataaacttCTCTGTGATTAAACTGTAGTAAAAATTAGCAGagtcatattattttaaatatattattaatttactcaGAGCATTGTTACTGATAATTAACAGTTATATGGATAGTTCAATAActtcatattttaacataaaaggaTATTATCATAATCATTAAATGAATATCACGAGATTGCAAatggtattattgtttgtttttgaatttcgcgcaaagttacactatcTGCGCTCGTcctccctactttagtagtgtaagacgagagggaaaacagctagtcatcaccacccaccgccaactcttgggtcactcttttaccaacgaatagtgagattgaccatagcATTATAAGGCCCTCACGGCTGacaaggcgagcatgtttagtgcgaccggaattcgaacccgcgacccttagattatgagtcaaacgccttagcccacctggccttgccgtgCAATGGTATTCTTTAAATAGTTATAAGTGGTTCGAAGAAATCATGATAGAATCAAACTCCTTAGAAAGTATTTCCAAAAATATGAAGAGTTTGGAGTTGGTTACAAAGATTGTGAtgttatcataatgtctgttaaaatattaatgtgaTATTTTTGTATTCCCTCattattcagaaaatataaaacaataaatgggTTAAGACTTGATGTGCAGGTATTTATAGTAAACAAATAAAGATTAACAAATGGAAGGGAAagaattttttgtcattttctttttcatagcaaactatttatttattttttaataaacatattaaagtttacttaatcttacactacagaCAGTGTATATCATAATTCACCTTTAATATTTGGAACAACGTAGACAGTTGGTCTTCATTAAAGTTCTGATATTCAACTTTTTAAGATTGGTAATCCACTTTAATACTGCTTATcaagtatattatattacaatcacTAACCAAATAAACTCCAAAGTGTACAATTAAGttaagttaataattaaaaactgtttatttaatggCACGGTTCGCTCGGACAACCAAAAGAACTTTATGAAACTTCATAGCACTGGCTAATtcgtattattttataacaatgattttgttttgccACAGctataatattacatataatagATTTTTTGTGCAATGCACAAAGAAACGGTCAAAATCGTTCTCAGACTATTAGGTTAACGTTTTTTGTCAAATAATTtcaagggctcggcatggccaagtgtgttaaggcgtttgactcgtaatctgagggtcgcgggttcgaatatttctcacaccaaacatactcaccttttcagccatggggtgttataatgttacgatcaatcccactatttgtgggttaaagagtagcccaatagttggcggtgggtgttgataactagatGCCTTTCTTCAAGTTTTAcgctaataaattagggacagctagcgcagatagccctcgtgtagctctgcgcgaaataaaaaaacaaatactttcatTGGCTCCAGTTAAAGGACATTAAGCTAAAAGAACGTAATGTGTTTTCCTTACAACGATTCTAGGccatcttttgtattttaaaattctttatgtATACACATATGAATTTCATTTGGCTGAAAGTATttcacataatttaatttttgtttagctACATAGTTGTTCTTGCTTCAGGTACCATGATAATTCATGCATTGAAGTGTCTATTgcatgatatatatttttgttttgcatttttatgtttaaaaagtctgtcttttaattaattagttgTCTTTATATCAGAAATTgcagtttacttttatttcatagtGCTTACACGGCTCTTAATAGCGTGTCAAACTTTTCAGTTAAAGTGCACTAAAAACTCCATTATGAATGTGTTCATAACTTATGTAAATACTTATCTACATATCACAATAAGTTTAAGGATACAACTAATCCTGTGTAGTGTATGGATTGATTTACCATGCTATTTGTAGCTGTCTTTGAAAAGATTGCCAAATTACTGtgttatatgtattaatttttatcttacttacttaatttcatgatttctaaaatttaaaatgtcattgTACGTGTTTGTGAATAGAAATTACCGTAATTTTAATGTTCGAATTACAAACTTGATATATCCACTCAAGCATTGAAAGTAAGATACGAAAAAAACAATGACCACAGTTTTATTTGGTAGTAAAATGATACTAGTTTCACTTGTTCACTGAGAACTCATCACCCTAAAAATTATAAttgacagtttatttgttttatagcaaagccacattgagctatctgatATATCCACTGTGGGTAACCGAAACGCGGATTTTTATCGTTTGTAAGACGGAAGATTTACCCCTGTTCCACTGGGGGACAATAATAAATGGCAGTTATAATTCTAAGTTactatgaaataaacacaaataaaagacaaatattttaatacacaaaaacacCAATACAAGTAAAAATTAATGTAGTGTAAATGTTCAAGTAAATAACATAAGTTAATTAAAGCCCCTTTTCTCACGAAATATAGAGGGCAGTCACTACCGTTTCGTAATGGTTTATGTTAGACGTTTAATAGACACCAAACTCCAAGAGTTAAAAATGAAGTATATGATATATTGTCTGTAGTTTAAGATTCTGTGAAGTTTAATCTGTTTAATCTGTGAACTTTAATCTGTTTAATCTgtgaactttacaaaataaagaagtggtttgttataaacaaaatgatCATACAAATATTAATTCGCTTCCATTTGTTACTGAAAAGGCTTGCATATCAAATcttacttgatttattgttttatactatCTGGGTAACTGTATAACACAAGAGTATCTCATTACTCtatttaacaagtgttattataATATCACAATATGTTAAACCAACATCTAAATCTTTATATGTCTTTAAGGATACTTCCTAGGTTTATTCTAACTTCAATATAATGTGTTTTCACAACACATACAACTGTTTAAAAACATTCACCGCaatatcttgttgtttttttaaaatacacttcAAATACCAAGGTTAGTatggtaatattttttatgttaaactaTGAAGGTATCGCACACTCTTACTATATGAGTATTAATAATCGATAATAACACCttgaataaatttataataacttgtaaacaatattattctactagtgacatatttgtcttttttactgtaattttaaatattttttattaaatagaaacCTGCTGCAAGTTCAATACAAATgctatttatttcataatttaaccTGGTTTAATAGTCTTATGATTTTTCAAATATGAATGACAAAACATGCGGAAGAGAACGCATCTCTTTGTTACGATTCCTCGTTTTTCTTGAAACTACACGTAGCTGATATAACAACAGTATCAAGTGTAAGTGAATATTCAAGTCAGTAATATAGAGAGATAGAGCAATTAACGTAACATAATAATCTGTAAAGATCCAAGGTTCGAGTAACGATATGTCACTGAAAATTAGCAATTATAACCGTAACTCTTATTCATTTAAGAAATGGTAGGTATTGCTGTTTGGTTGCTCTCTCTCCGATCAACAAATTTTTTATTAAGAGCtgctatttcttatttttaagttCTCGTTTTCTGTTTTATCTGTCCGTTTAATCCATGTTTCAGAAAAATATGGAATTCAGGTTAAAAAGATcatcaaataaaatgaaagaaaatttgcGAGTTGGAACATTTCCTATTTCACAGAATGGCGTGTCATtggaattaaaacacaaactacaAGCTGTATCGAGTTCCCTGCTAGTAGAGCgttaagtctacgaatttacaacgctaaaatgaggggttcgattcccctcggtggacgcggtagatagctcgatgtggttttgctatataaaaacacacacacactctagtCGTATTGAAATTAAATGTGTTCTGACCCTTTTAGCCACCGATTGCTATaactgaaggtttgtttgtttgttttgcaatttcgcacaaagctactcgagggctatctgtgctagccgtccctaatttagcagtggaagactagagggaaggcagctagtcatcaccacccaccgccaactcttgggctactctttcaccaacgaatagtgggattgaccgtcacattatacaccccccacggctgggggggcgagcatgtttagcgcgacgcgggcgcgaacccgcgaccctcggattacgagtcgcacgccttacgcgctaggcgaTGCCGGGCCCTATAACTGAAGGACTTTGTTCCTCTTTGTTAttgcaaaataatgaaataatcacGAGAGTCACGTCATTTGAGAGGCTGTAGCTTATTTGGTAAAGCATCTACAGATATGCCTGTTAAACGACTTCTAGAACCATAGTATTTTAACATACTAAAACATCTTTAATACTCATTTGCGTTACTTCTAACAAGTTCTCCGCTGGTaaagcggtaaatctatggatttacaatgctaaaattagaagtttgattccccctcggtggacacagcagatagcccaatgtggctttgctataaataaagaCACAACACTCTTCtactaaataaaatgttaaacttaagTTATATGCATGGAAAACTATTCTCACATGTtaactgttttaaacaaatacacgTGTTAACAATACAATCTTGCATACCTAAATCTAGATTCTAGaggaaatgaaatatatttgcaTCTCTTAACGTTCGAATCGATTTACCTCAGGAAGCTAGTTGATCATCTTGACCTGCACCGCTGGTCAATAAGCTCGTTGGCACTTGCAGTTTAGAAGTTTTCAATGGCACTGCGCATGCGTTAAATGCGAGAATATCACGCACTCGCGTTGCAAGAAAGTTTCCTTCAATCGAAGAAGCCACATTTTGTGAAAACGTTGGTATAGCTGAAACCGAAGCACTTGCCTCAAGACAGTCTGAAATGATGAGTAATACGCAATCCCACGAAAATCTTTCCATAAATGAAACTTTTCTGAACAACAGCGAGATTATTTTGGTTGCATTCACTAATTCTTCCCTTCCACCAGAAGCCTCGATAGAGATTTACGATGCCCCTGTTGCCATAATTATTTTACTATCTTTCTGCTATGGAACGGTATCTCTTGTAGCAGTGATTGGTAATTTTTGTGTCCTGTGGATTGTCGCCACAAGCCGCCGAATGCAGACGGTCACCAACTTCTTCATCGCTAACCTAGCCTGCGCTGATATCATTATCGGTATTTTCTCTATCCCCTTTCAGTTTCAAGCTGCTCTACTTCAGCGCTGGGTTTTACCCAACTTTATGTGCGCCTTCTGTCCATTTGTTCAGGTTCTGTCAGTCAACGTGAGTATTTTCACTCTGACAGCTATTGCTCTTGACCGCTACAGGGCAGTCGTATTTCCATTGAAGGTCAGGACCTCAAAATTTAGGGCTAAACTAACCATCGCAGGCATATGGGCATTTGGAGGAGCTACTGGAATCCCCTACGCCCTTGCTCTGCGTGTTAGCCAGGTGTACgactcaacaacaaacaattacacTAAACCTTTTTGTGACAACGTAGAATTCTCGCCTACAGCATGGAAGACTTACAAACATATCTTGGTTTGTATTCAATACTTTGTCCCTCTTTTCATTATTAGCTTTGCTTACAGCAGAATGGGACTCAAACTCAGAGACGGTCACGTTCCTGGTAATTCTCATGGACCTAGAGACCatggaataattaaaaacaagaaaaaggtgAGAGGTTTATTCTTCCATACACTGAGcgtgtaaaataataacaatgtcaacaaacagtttatttaagCCTTTTATTTATGCTttggttttcttttaatataaaaggaaaatataaactaATAGAATATATAAGTTATCTTACCACTTCTGCATTTTGGTAAGCAGATAATATATCGAAACAGAGTAAATTATTCAAGTGTTATACAACTTGCACTGTAGTTATTCTGTGTTTACGCAGCTtccttagaaaaaaaaatatttatccacAGATAAAGAATAATTTTGGATTCGGCATTGGGATAAACGAAGTTATTTTTTACTATGAAACTTGAAGTACCTTTTCACGAAAGGCTAGATAAGTACCTTTATAAGTTCTCATTTATATATACTTAAGATTCtgtaaggaaaaatattatttccttCGACTGAATTCTCTTTAACTTTGCTCTTTGCAGAAGTTTTCTAAACTATAATTTTCCTTTATGAGTATAAGATCAAAAGCGTCTTTAACTTTATGTATGTACAACATTTTTTCCTTTAAACTATTTAGTTTCATCTTATTTCCAAACagtacaaacttttaaaacagtGGTGCTTTTACTTTGTAacactttttttatattaaacctCGGCATGGTCTAATGGTTAAGTGTTCTACTCTCAGTCTGCCGGTAATACAAAAAAGAATtgtttatgtgttgttgttttttatagaatatCCAtattaggttatctgctgtgttaaccgaggggaatcaaactccttaCTTTAACATTGGAactctgaagacttaccgctgtcccatagTAGTATGGTAAAGCGGAATCGCGGTGCGAAACATGAAGATAACTTTGGTGGCTTTGccttaaatacaaaacacaacataATGCTAACACATATAGAGAATTACGAGATTAGTGTCTTTTCTTCCTTAAAACTGattactgttttatacaatatatcttTGGTAAAGAGCATCTGAAGAGTTAGCCATGTTAACTGCTGGTTGAATGGTAATTTTTTCTGTTGTCAGTAGTTACAAACTAGGTATggttacaaacaaatctttttaacTTTGTCATAAACAAATGAAGCTTCGTTAAAAGAAAAGGCTCGTAACTTAATCTGTTTCAGCTTTATCAGccattttaattttctgaaaaggtgtttcattgttactttgaaatattgtttatatttgatttttgtgCTACAAGGTTGAAGTAACactgaagtaattaaaaaatcaCAGCGAACCtaacattatgaaaaaaaatgcattaaaataagttgaaaatattttgtatataaacgACTTTTAAAGCAGACTCGGTGAAGTTTCAGTCTTCCTGGTTAAAAACcaagagggaatcttcaataaCCGCGGCACTTGAAAATCTTTTagacagaattagagtaaattaatctataagaccttGGGCGTTGTCAAATACATCAGTCCAAATAATGTGACTTTCTGAGTAGAAAACTAAATACATATCATATTGGTCAAGAAATGACAGAGATATGAGGTAAAAGATTGTACTCGGAAAACATCTTTGAGCCATTCTTGGTGTtattttgaatcaagcacaaaggtacgcaatggactatctgtgtcctgcccagcacgggtatagaaacccggtttttagagttttaagaccgcagacataccgctgttccactggaaTACTTGAGtcattctatgagccgctatgtTATGGCTAAAAATCAACCCTAAATATTTGGTTATAATGCTTTACTGTACGAAGAAGtgaaagaaaacaatgtaatgCGCTGTTAGACAAATCCTAACAAATAGAAGCGTGGCATGTCTCTGTAATAGTGTTTTGAATTTCAGAGTCGAAAAGACAGGTTGGAATTCGTGCTATACTGCAGAATATTCTTTGCATTTTAAGCTTTGCTTGTGCTATAAGATTGACAGTAAGTTTCTTAGCGTATGGTAGTAGGATGCTGTTGAccggctgccttccttctggtcgcTAACTTCAAATTAGGGACAATAGCAGATAGCTTCagtggctttgccataaatacacgATACTCGCACATGCAGAGAAATAACAAAACAGATCGctttttctttctcaaaattGGTGATTTGCTatttcatataacatttttatatgcttagaaatacaattttgttttcagaaaatagATATCTTTACTGTTGAGTGTGCGAGCAATAACATGAGAAATAAAATCACGCAATCTATTCATGGCTCAATGTACAAGTCATCAGTAATTAATTATagttaaatattatgaaataatcattacgttatttttatagaagttttttttttttacatatattcttGATAAATAATCGTCGCCTATGCTGGTGCATGTTGTGCATATACATATAGAAATGATGCATAAACGTATTATAAGGTTTAATCTTTTATCTAAACTAAAAGAGttaactaaaattaattaatgacAACTTTGAAAAG is from Tachypleus tridentatus isolate NWPU-2018 chromosome 2, ASM421037v1, whole genome shotgun sequence and encodes:
- the LOC143236450 gene encoding RYamide receptor-like; translation: MMSNTQSHENLSINETFLNNSEIILVAFTNSSLPPEASIEIYDAPVAIIILLSFCYGTVSLVAVIGNFCVLWIVATSRRMQTVTNFFIANLACADIIIGIFSIPFQFQAALLQRWVLPNFMCAFCPFVQVLSVNVSIFTLTAIALDRYRAVVFPLKVRTSKFRAKLTIAGIWAFGGATGIPYALALRVSQVYDSTTNNYTKPFCDNVEFSPTAWKTYKHILVCIQYFVPLFIISFAYSRMGLKLRDGHVPGNSHGPRDHGIIKNKKKVIKMLLIVVTIFAFCWLPFQTYNILQEIVPKINEYKYINVIWFCCHWLAMSNSCCNPFIYAIYNVGPIRRTNRRRRPERFRLEFRDRMQQNRHHRRFEQQFIELHNSNPTVLRPQQSLDGSGGRKQSSFNWRTVTRSHDFNETQRYPVSTRCTNAI